One stretch of Elusimicrobiota bacterium DNA includes these proteins:
- a CDS encoding helix-turn-helix transcriptional regulator: MTVPITQLSTGERRLFDNSKRIIGVLNQAFNPQILQGLKQIITFPAAGVINRRGRIYIQTKASKGGALAWSIGQKIRTARERKNLTQEDLAKLTGIARANIARFETGRHAPKIATVQRVARSLDLKTTDLLKMPGHEKTREDSDWINADMDEWSKSLEREDRKS, from the coding sequence ATGACCGTGCCGATCACTCAGCTATCAACGGGCGAAAGACGCTTGTTCGATAATTCCAAACGAATTATCGGGGTACTCAACCAAGCATTCAACCCGCAGATTCTTCAAGGTTTGAAGCAGATTATTACCTTTCCTGCCGCTGGCGTGATCAACCGCAGGGGCAGAATTTATATTCAAACCAAAGCAAGTAAAGGCGGCGCTCTGGCCTGGTCCATAGGCCAAAAGATTCGGACCGCGCGTGAGAGAAAGAATTTGACCCAAGAAGACTTGGCAAAGCTGACTGGGATTGCTCGGGCAAATATCGCCCGTTTTGAAACCGGTCGCCACGCGCCCAAGATAGCAACTGTCCAGCGCGTGGCCCGATCACTTGATTTAAAAACAACAGATCTATTAAAAATGCCGGGGCACGAAAAAACAAGGGAAGATTCAGATTGGATCAACGCTGACATGGACGAGTGGTCCAAATCGCTTGAGAGGGAGGACCGCAAGTCATGA
- a CDS encoding cache domain-containing protein, which produces MIKYKSLAFKLILFLSGSCSLILLVIFTVNYRFSRKMILKSVEENARNLTLRTVNKIDAVALSVQKIPNGLARFLESGTIDRQRMLTMLRTEVTESREIVGGAVIFAPYAFQKDLRYYAPYYYESDGKLQYSDYPNYFLEDVYQVPMELEASVWSEPYIDAKAKILEVTYSAPFYGRSAGKRQIKGIVTADISLAWLEKVVSSIKVLKTGDAFLISRNGTIITHPVKDLISGKQAGR; this is translated from the coding sequence ATGATAAAATACAAAAGCCTGGCCTTCAAGCTTATTCTCTTCCTTTCGGGAAGCTGCTCGCTGATACTGCTGGTGATCTTCACGGTCAATTACCGGTTTTCCAGAAAGATGATATTGAAAAGCGTGGAAGAGAATGCGCGGAACCTCACGCTGCGGACCGTTAACAAAATAGACGCCGTCGCGCTTTCAGTGCAGAAGATCCCCAATGGCCTGGCCCGTTTCCTGGAAAGCGGGACCATTGACCGGCAGCGGATGCTTACCATGCTCCGCACTGAGGTGACAGAGAGCAGGGAGATCGTAGGAGGAGCGGTAATATTCGCCCCCTACGCTTTTCAAAAAGACCTGCGCTACTATGCCCCGTATTATTATGAGTCGGACGGGAAACTGCAATACTCCGACTACCCCAATTACTTCCTTGAAGACGTCTACCAGGTGCCCATGGAACTGGAGGCTTCCGTATGGAGCGAGCCTTACATCGACGCCAAGGCGAAAATACTTGAGGTTACCTATTCCGCGCCGTTCTACGGGCGGTCCGCGGGGAAAAGACAAATTAAAGGCATAGTTACCGCGGACATTTCCCTGGCATGGCTGGAGAAAGTGGTCTCGTCCATAAAGGTGCTGAAGACCGGTGACGCTTTCCTTATTTCCCGGAACGGCACTATCATAACCCATCCCGTGAAAGACCTCATCTCCGGGAAACAGGCAGGAAGATGA
- a CDS encoding dehydrogenase: MALELIIGGLLVPVEIDGPGEYLTSAARRLKVSGHELKVVRILSKTLVSGDRRQFYYELSLVISVPAGYENKDNFPLYAGKPAARPKPAPAGRRPVIIGFGPAGMFAALELIEYGLKPLVFERGKKLEERHADVQRFISERTLAPESNIQFGEGGAGAYSDGKLFSRLNNSAHASKVLDTFIKFGAPPETGYVSKPHLGTDVLRKITANIRNYILQAGGEIYYGSKMTDILISGGKVSGVIINGSTERLCSSVYLAIGNSARDTFELLHKKGVSLEPKPISVGVRVEHPAKTINLIRYGSKYRDFPGIGAATYSFNCTNRKTGRGAYTFCMCPGGEVINASSEEGGLALNGMSYSARDSAFSNSAIAVTCTTADYGSNNPMAGVEFQKDIERKAFSAGGGNWKAPAQNLRDFLSGTPSAALNSNSYKMGVSSADLNRVFPAFISETLRSAFNQWKTECPLFVGDDAILMGPETRTSSPVRIRRGKNFESVNIRNLYPIGEGSGYSGGITSSASDAIKAVEAALRGAGAAKTECAV; this comes from the coding sequence ATGGCTTTGGAGCTTATCATAGGCGGTTTGCTTGTTCCCGTTGAGATCGACGGGCCCGGAGAATACTTAACATCCGCCGCGCGCAGGCTTAAGGTCTCCGGGCATGAGCTCAAGGTCGTCCGGATACTTTCCAAAACGCTGGTTTCCGGCGACAGGCGGCAGTTCTACTACGAATTATCGCTGGTTATAAGCGTCCCCGCCGGTTACGAGAACAAAGACAATTTCCCTCTGTACGCCGGAAAACCGGCTGCGCGGCCTAAGCCCGCGCCGGCGGGCCGGCGGCCTGTAATAATCGGTTTCGGCCCGGCCGGGATGTTCGCCGCGCTTGAGCTTATCGAGTACGGGCTTAAACCCCTCGTCTTTGAACGGGGCAAAAAACTGGAAGAACGCCACGCGGACGTGCAAAGATTTATCAGCGAACGGACGCTGGCCCCGGAGTCCAACATTCAGTTCGGGGAAGGCGGCGCCGGCGCCTATTCCGACGGAAAACTGTTTTCAAGGCTTAACAATTCCGCGCACGCAAGCAAGGTGCTGGACACTTTTATTAAATTCGGCGCGCCGCCGGAAACGGGGTATGTCAGCAAGCCGCACCTGGGCACCGATGTGCTGCGCAAAATAACGGCCAATATCAGGAATTATATCCTTCAGGCGGGCGGCGAAATATATTACGGCTCAAAAATGACGGATATACTTATCTCCGGAGGCAAAGTTTCCGGCGTGATAATTAATGGTTCGACGGAGCGCCTTTGCTCAAGCGTCTACCTGGCTATAGGCAATTCTGCGCGTGACACCTTTGAACTGCTGCACAAAAAAGGCGTCAGCCTTGAACCCAAGCCCATCTCGGTGGGAGTGAGGGTCGAGCACCCGGCCAAGACCATCAACCTTATCAGATACGGCAGCAAGTATAGGGATTTTCCCGGCATAGGCGCCGCCACCTATTCCTTTAACTGTACGAACCGCAAAACCGGCCGCGGCGCGTACACCTTCTGCATGTGCCCCGGCGGCGAGGTTATAAACGCGTCCTCGGAAGAGGGCGGGCTCGCGCTCAACGGCATGAGCTACTCGGCCAGGGACTCCGCATTCTCAAACTCCGCCATCGCGGTAACCTGCACCACCGCTGATTACGGATCAAACAACCCAATGGCCGGAGTTGAGTTCCAGAAAGATATAGAGCGCAAAGCTTTCAGCGCGGGCGGGGGTAACTGGAAGGCGCCGGCGCAGAACCTCAGGGATTTCTTAAGCGGGACGCCGTCCGCCGCGTTAAACAGTAATTCCTACAAGATGGGGGTTAGCAGCGCGGACCTGAACCGCGTCTTCCCGGCTTTTATAAGCGAAACGCTTCGTTCCGCTTTTAACCAATGGAAAACGGAGTGCCCGTTATTCGTGGGCGACGACGCCATACTTATGGGTCCGGAAACAAGAACCTCCTCGCCTGTGCGGATCAGGCGCGGGAAAAATTTTGAATCGGTAAATATACGGAACCTCTACCCCATCGGCGAAGGGTCGGGGTATAGCGGCGGGATAACCAGTTCCGCCTCCGACGCCATAAAAGCCGTGGAAGCCGCGCTGCGGGGCGCGGGCGCGGCAAAAACCGAATGTGCGGTCTGA
- a CDS encoding type II toxin-antitoxin system PemK/MazF family toxin produces the protein MSKVLTGEVYNANLEPVRGSEQGKTRPIVVFQNPDLARFTSTALCIPLTSNIKRLGLPGTCLIRQGDGGLSRDSVALAFQMRALDAARLGPHIGKLSSSTVEALTDAVLNALGISVEQP, from the coding sequence ATGAGCAAGGTTCTTACCGGTGAAGTTTACAACGCAAACCTTGAACCCGTCCGTGGATCTGAGCAGGGCAAAACACGGCCAATTGTCGTCTTTCAGAATCCGGACCTGGCACGGTTCACCTCCACGGCACTTTGTATCCCTTTAACATCCAATATTAAACGCCTCGGCCTGCCCGGCACATGTCTTATTAGACAGGGAGACGGGGGGCTTTCGCGGGACAGCGTGGCTCTGGCCTTTCAGATGCGGGCGCTTGACGCCGCCCGCCTCGGTCCGCACATAGGGAAGCTATCTTCGTCAACAGTGGAAGCCTTGACCGATGCTGTCCTTAACGCACTGGGAATCAGCGTAGAGCAACCGTAA
- a CDS encoding reverse transcriptase domain-containing protein yields MKTYKLLYEQVCSFENMYEAFRKAAKGKSLRLDCAGFAYNREREIFKLQAELLDGTYRHGPYREFEVRDPKRRQVKAARFCDRVVHHALCNIIEPIFEARFIPDSFACRKGKGTFAALARCSALARRFSTGYVLKADISKFFYSVDHAIMLNTLGRRIADKRVLALIAEILGSSEDKRFRSYFPNDDLFALQRPTGIPIGNLTSQLFSNIYLTELDYFVKQELRWKPYLRYMDDFLFFGPDKKELWFVLSRIEAFLAEKLRLRVHPEKRTVSPVKCGIDWVGYTVFPERVRVRRRNIFRFRSRNRKLRELFKRGRIHVRDIKQSVMSFCAYTSHADANKLTRDLLELEIF; encoded by the coding sequence ATGAAAACCTATAAATTACTTTATGAGCAAGTGTGTTCCTTTGAAAATATGTATGAGGCCTTCCGCAAGGCGGCCAAGGGGAAAAGCCTGCGTCTGGACTGCGCCGGATTCGCCTATAACAGAGAGCGGGAAATTTTTAAACTTCAGGCGGAACTGCTGGACGGAACATATCGTCACGGGCCTTACAGAGAATTTGAGGTCAGGGACCCGAAGCGCCGCCAGGTAAAGGCGGCTCGCTTTTGTGACAGGGTGGTACATCATGCGCTTTGCAACATTATTGAGCCGATATTTGAAGCCCGTTTCATCCCAGACAGCTTTGCCTGCCGCAAAGGCAAGGGAACTTTTGCGGCTCTGGCGCGGTGCAGCGCGCTTGCGCGCCGTTTTTCAACCGGTTATGTTCTTAAGGCGGATATTTCCAAGTTTTTTTATAGCGTGGACCACGCTATTATGCTTAATACGCTGGGCCGCCGGATAGCCGATAAACGGGTGCTGGCCTTAATCGCCGAGATACTTGGTTCCTCCGAAGACAAGCGTTTCAGGAGTTATTTCCCAAATGACGACCTGTTCGCGCTTCAGCGGCCTACCGGCATTCCAATAGGTAACCTTACTTCGCAGTTGTTTTCCAATATCTATCTGACTGAGCTGGATTATTTTGTCAAACAGGAACTGCGTTGGAAGCCATACCTGCGCTATATGGACGATTTTCTGTTTTTCGGACCGGATAAAAAAGAGTTATGGTTTGTCCTTTCCCGAATTGAGGCGTTCTTGGCTGAAAAATTGAGATTGCGCGTTCACCCGGAAAAACGGACGGTTTCCCCTGTGAAATGCGGAATTGACTGGGTGGGGTATACAGTGTTTCCGGAGCGTGTGCGGGTCAGGCGGCGCAATATTTTCCGCTTCCGGTCCCGGAACCGGAAACTGCGCGAGCTTTTTAAACGCGGACGAATTCATGTGCGGGATATAAAGCAGTCCGTAATGAGTTTTTGCGCCTACACTTCGCACGCCGACGCGAATAAACTTACCCGGGATTTACTGGAGCTGGAAATTTTTTAA
- a CDS encoding DJ-1/PfpI family protein, with protein sequence MKKVAMFIAFQGFRDEEYIEPKKILEAAGVEVDTVSTAKGQAKGKFSAVAQVDKVIDEINPADYDALTLVGGPGALEHLDNPKVQAVFKKAEGLGKLIGAICISPVVLAHAGLLKNKKATVWPDGSGELEKAGAEYTGAEVEIDGKLITASGPVPARAYGRALAEALK encoded by the coding sequence ATGAAAAAAGTCGCCATGTTCATAGCTTTTCAGGGTTTTCGGGACGAGGAATACATTGAGCCCAAAAAAATACTTGAAGCCGCCGGAGTAGAAGTGGACACGGTTTCAACCGCAAAGGGGCAGGCGAAGGGCAAGTTCAGCGCCGTCGCGCAGGTGGACAAGGTAATTGACGAAATAAACCCCGCCGACTACGACGCCCTTACTTTGGTGGGGGGGCCGGGCGCGCTTGAGCATCTGGACAACCCGAAGGTTCAGGCTGTTTTTAAAAAAGCCGAAGGGCTCGGCAAGCTTATAGGGGCCATCTGCATTTCGCCCGTAGTGCTGGCCCACGCCGGGCTCTTAAAAAATAAAAAAGCCACTGTCTGGCCCGACGGGTCCGGAGAACTTGAAAAAGCCGGGGCAGAGTATACCGGCGCCGAAGTTGAAATTGACGGGAAACTTATAACCGCGTCCGGCCCTGTTCCGGCGCGCGCTTACGGCAGGGCGCTGGCGGAAGCTTTAAAATAA
- a CDS encoding ABC-F family ATP-binding cassette domain-containing protein has translation MRSDAAMAILLSCQNLSKSFGVRPLFEGLSFGLSEGERTGLIGPNGAGKSTLLKILAGNETPDSGEVTARRGLRLGYLAQQDRFEAAPQDWNVRGEVVKALQGLGLQDYEIDMRASAALAAAGFTDPARQVNALSGGWRKRLAILAQVARGPDLLLLDEPTNHLDIEGVLWLERFISELKFPFLVVTHDRRFLERVTNRVIELNKRYPDGHFSSVGNYSQFLENREAYFDTQASREDSVRNIVRGEIAWLRKGPRARATKQKARIDRAGELINELSELEYHNAQGRAADIDFTSGDRQANRLISAVKVEKSLGGRKLFGPLDLTLTPSDKLGLLGGNGSGKTTLLKILAGELAPDTGTLKQAEGLRVATFDQHRARLDLDLTLKRALCGNGEHVCYKGANIHVRGWASRFLFRQEQLDMPLRLLSGGEQARVLIAGFMLRPADVLLLDEPTNDLDLQSLEVLESSMQEFPGALVLVTHDRYLLERVSSRLLALDGRGNARFFADLSQWESWMAQQQEELPHAPAVGEPQQGPSAKETREHKNSLRKLEAEIQTAEDRAAKARLSLEDAAIATDAEELAKRHAKLDAALHKVETLFARWSELQKGR, from the coding sequence GTGCGGTCTGACGCTGCCATGGCCATACTGCTAAGTTGTCAAAATCTTTCCAAAAGTTTCGGGGTGCGCCCGTTGTTCGAGGGGCTGTCCTTCGGTCTTTCCGAGGGCGAGCGTACCGGGCTCATAGGCCCCAACGGGGCCGGCAAATCCACGCTGCTGAAAATACTGGCCGGGAACGAAACGCCCGACTCCGGCGAGGTTACAGCCCGGCGCGGCCTGCGGCTGGGTTATCTGGCCCAGCAGGACCGCTTCGAAGCGGCCCCGCAGGACTGGAACGTCCGTGGCGAGGTCGTAAAGGCGCTGCAAGGCCTCGGTCTGCAGGACTATGAAATAGACATGCGCGCCTCGGCCGCTCTTGCGGCCGCCGGCTTCACGGACCCCGCGCGGCAGGTAAACGCGCTTTCAGGCGGCTGGCGCAAGCGCCTGGCCATACTTGCGCAGGTAGCGCGCGGGCCGGACCTGCTGCTGCTGGACGAGCCTACCAACCATCTTGACATAGAAGGCGTGCTCTGGCTGGAGAGGTTTATTTCGGAACTCAAATTTCCTTTTCTCGTGGTCACTCATGACCGCCGTTTTCTGGAGCGCGTCACCAACCGCGTGATAGAGCTGAACAAGCGCTACCCGGATGGGCATTTCAGCAGCGTCGGCAACTACAGCCAGTTCCTTGAAAACCGAGAGGCCTACTTTGATACGCAGGCTTCGCGCGAAGACTCGGTGCGCAATATCGTGCGGGGGGAAATAGCCTGGCTGCGCAAAGGCCCCAGAGCTCGCGCGACAAAGCAGAAGGCCCGCATAGACCGGGCGGGGGAACTGATAAATGAACTTTCAGAACTGGAATACCACAACGCGCAGGGCCGCGCCGCCGATATAGACTTTACGTCCGGGGACCGCCAGGCCAACCGCCTTATAAGCGCCGTGAAGGTTGAAAAAAGCCTGGGCGGCCGCAAGTTGTTCGGCCCGCTGGACCTGACGCTCACCCCCAGCGACAAGCTGGGCCTGCTGGGCGGCAATGGCAGCGGCAAAACGACCCTGCTTAAAATACTGGCCGGCGAACTTGCCCCGGACACTGGCACGCTGAAACAGGCCGAAGGTCTGCGCGTGGCCACCTTTGACCAACACCGCGCCCGCCTGGACCTGGACCTCACGCTCAAGCGGGCCTTGTGCGGCAACGGCGAGCATGTCTGTTATAAAGGCGCCAACATCCATGTGCGCGGCTGGGCCTCGCGCTTCCTTTTCCGCCAGGAGCAGCTGGACATGCCGCTGCGGCTGCTGTCCGGCGGCGAGCAGGCCCGCGTTCTTATAGCCGGGTTCATGCTGCGGCCCGCCGATGTGCTGTTGCTGGACGAGCCCACAAACGACCTGGATTTACAATCACTGGAGGTGCTTGAAAGCAGCATGCAGGAATTTCCGGGCGCCCTGGTGCTGGTCACGCACGACCGCTACCTGCTTGAGCGGGTAAGCAGCCGCCTGCTGGCGCTGGATGGCCGGGGAAACGCCCGCTTTTTTGCCGACCTCTCCCAATGGGAGAGCTGGATGGCGCAGCAGCAGGAAGAGCTGCCGCACGCGCCCGCTGTCGGCGAACCCCAGCAGGGCCCTTCCGCCAAAGAGACACGGGAGCATAAGAACTCCCTCCGGAAACTGGAAGCCGAAATACAGACCGCTGAGGATAGGGCTGCAAAGGCCCGTCTGTCCCTTGAAGACGCCGCCATAGCCACCGACGCGGAGGAACTTGCCAAACGCCACGCGAAACTGGACGCCGCCCTGCACAAAGTGGAAACCCTCTTTGCCCGCTGGTCCGAACTGCAAAAAGGACGATAA
- a CDS encoding tetratricopeptide repeat protein — MPQISRNNPESATLKRWLEAAVLAAAVAAAFANSLPNAFVFDDRRVIVENKMVTRADFKGIWTRHSSWFPDKDDIVWRPLTSTSFALNWKLKGSNPADFRAFNLLIHTANCVLTVHLAEFLGLAGPVPMVAGLLFALHPIHTEVLNSIVGRADLLATFFVLLACLAYGRGWRFRAMVFFGLGLLSKESAVPFILLVPLIAWVKFPGRPDWRRIWRDCILLAAIAAGYIIYREMAIGAFVPRLSVPFCHGDAAVLAGKSALALDNPLAAMPFPERFSNALYILWRYLLLCLLPWTLSADYSPNAIPLLGVFAFRNIFAAAVLAAACGLIWKWSQKRREVLFSAGFFLLTFTLVSNIPFPIGTIMGERLVYLPSIGFCLLVAMALSKLGRRPLIALAALILCFYAGRSFVRNRDWKDDNTLFLRTAETSPDSIRAMVNASQALVERKKFQEARDLVLQALRLSPTTDKFPLPYNVLGLAYMGSGNLKSAEFAFQEAAKRDPGDLDALVNIGIIFAKERRYDGAISAFETALLQEPEAAKLHYNLALACKQKGEVVYVWGQKDEARELFRKARAHYDKALELKPDYMEARASSQALLPWLQK, encoded by the coding sequence ATGCCGCAGATCAGCCGGAATAATCCAGAAAGCGCGACGCTCAAACGCTGGCTCGAAGCCGCGGTACTTGCGGCCGCGGTGGCCGCCGCGTTCGCGAACTCTCTGCCCAACGCATTCGTCTTTGACGACCGCCGGGTCATCGTGGAAAATAAGATGGTGACCCGGGCGGATTTCAAGGGAATATGGACGCGGCATTCCTCATGGTTTCCGGACAAGGATGATATAGTCTGGAGGCCGCTGACCTCCACGAGTTTCGCCCTCAATTGGAAGCTGAAAGGATCCAATCCCGCGGACTTTCGCGCCTTCAACCTGCTTATACACACCGCCAACTGCGTCCTGACGGTCCATCTGGCCGAGTTTCTGGGACTCGCCGGACCCGTCCCCATGGTCGCCGGACTTCTTTTCGCCCTCCATCCCATCCATACCGAGGTTCTCAATTCCATTGTGGGCCGGGCCGATCTTTTGGCCACGTTCTTCGTGCTGCTCGCCTGCCTGGCCTATGGGCGCGGCTGGCGCTTCCGGGCCATGGTTTTCTTCGGTCTCGGCCTGCTCTCCAAGGAAAGCGCCGTTCCTTTCATTTTGCTGGTTCCTCTGATAGCCTGGGTCAAGTTTCCGGGCCGCCCCGACTGGCGGCGCATTTGGCGCGACTGCATACTGCTCGCGGCTATCGCGGCCGGGTATATTATTTACCGTGAGATGGCTATCGGGGCATTTGTGCCCCGCCTGAGCGTTCCCTTTTGCCACGGCGATGCCGCTGTCCTTGCCGGGAAATCCGCGCTGGCCCTCGACAACCCCCTGGCCGCCATGCCGTTTCCGGAAAGATTCTCGAACGCCCTTTATATACTGTGGCGCTACCTGCTGCTTTGCCTTCTGCCCTGGACGCTTTCGGCCGACTACTCCCCTAACGCCATCCCGCTCCTCGGGGTTTTTGCTTTCCGGAATATTTTCGCGGCCGCGGTACTCGCCGCTGCCTGCGGCCTTATCTGGAAATGGTCCCAAAAACGCCGGGAAGTCCTGTTTTCCGCCGGATTCTTCCTGCTGACTTTCACGCTGGTCTCTAACATTCCCTTCCCCATCGGCACCATCATGGGTGAAAGGCTCGTGTATCTCCCGTCTATAGGTTTCTGCCTGCTTGTGGCCATGGCCCTCTCGAAGCTTGGCCGGCGCCCCTTGATAGCTCTTGCCGCCCTGATCCTCTGTTTTTACGCCGGCCGCAGCTTCGTGCGCAACCGGGATTGGAAGGACGACAATACCCTTTTTCTTAGGACCGCGGAAACTTCCCCCGATTCCATCCGGGCCATGGTCAATGCCTCCCAGGCGCTGGTGGAGCGCAAGAAATTTCAGGAAGCGCGGGACCTGGTCCTGCAGGCCCTCAGGTTGTCTCCGACCACCGACAAGTTCCCCCTTCCCTATAACGTTCTGGGACTGGCCTACATGGGATCGGGAAACCTGAAATCGGCAGAATTTGCGTTCCAGGAGGCCGCTAAACGCGACCCGGGAGATTTGGACGCTCTGGTGAACATCGGCATCATTTTCGCCAAAGAGCGACGTTACGACGGGGCCATCTCAGCCTTTGAGACGGCTCTCCTGCAGGAGCCCGAGGCCGCGAAGCTTCACTATAATCTGGCGCTGGCCTGCAAGCAAAAGGGCGAAGTCGTATATGTCTGGGGGCAAAAAGACGAGGCCCGTGAACTTTTCCGGAAAGCCAGGGCCCATTACGATAAAGCCCTGGAACTTAAGCCTGACTATATGGAAGCCCGCGCCAGTTCCCAGGCGCTTCTGCCCTGGCTGCAGAAGTAA
- a CDS encoding ABC transporter substrate-binding protein: MIKKFIFLAGAVLILSAGVCRGEGALKKASFVPLWSPQAQFAGYYVAHDKGIYKAHGLDVNILPSGPNVPPGPMLKSGKTDFALLWLSAGVRERANGLPVVNLFQSTQRSALILVARKSSGITNPGDLNGRKISYWEGDLSIQPKAFLSKYKIKATSVLQAYTPNLFLRGGVDAVSAMVYNEYHTILNSGLNPEELILFHYEQYGLNFPEDGIYAGESLYKRSPAMCRAFVEASLEGWNYAFAHEEEALDITLKYMKDAGLPANRAHQKWMLERIKELMAPVEKGGAAGVLKKDDYNRVASEMLKIGVIKAIPDFTSFYKPVLPR; this comes from the coding sequence ATGATAAAAAAGTTCATTTTCCTGGCCGGAGCCGTGCTCATTCTCTCTGCCGGCGTTTGCAGGGGGGAAGGGGCGCTTAAAAAGGCGTCTTTTGTTCCGTTGTGGAGCCCGCAGGCCCAGTTCGCGGGGTATTATGTCGCTCATGACAAGGGTATTTACAAAGCTCACGGGCTTGACGTAAATATCCTCCCCAGCGGGCCGAATGTTCCTCCCGGCCCGATGCTGAAAAGCGGCAAAACCGATTTCGCCCTCCTTTGGCTTTCAGCCGGGGTCAGGGAGCGCGCTAACGGCCTTCCCGTAGTCAACCTGTTCCAGTCAACGCAGCGTTCGGCGCTCATCCTTGTGGCGAGAAAGTCGAGCGGCATCACCAACCCCGGGGACCTGAACGGCAGGAAGATAAGCTATTGGGAAGGAGACCTCAGTATCCAGCCTAAAGCCTTTCTTTCAAAATACAAGATCAAGGCGACGAGTGTTCTGCAGGCTTACACCCCCAACCTGTTCCTGCGCGGCGGGGTCGACGCGGTCTCCGCCATGGTGTACAACGAATACCATACCATCCTTAATTCCGGCCTTAACCCGGAAGAGCTCATTCTGTTCCATTACGAACAGTATGGCTTGAATTTCCCGGAGGACGGCATTTATGCCGGGGAAAGCCTGTATAAACGCTCTCCCGCAATGTGCCGGGCATTCGTGGAGGCTTCTTTGGAAGGGTGGAATTACGCGTTCGCCCATGAAGAAGAGGCGCTGGATATTACCCTGAAATACATGAAGGACGCGGGCCTGCCCGCGAACAGGGCCCATCAGAAATGGATGCTGGAAAGAATAAAAGAACTGATGGCGCCTGTCGAAAAGGGAGGGGCCGCGGGGGTCCTTAAAAAGGACGATTATAACCGTGTAGCCTCCGAGATGCTGAAAATCGGCGTCATTAAGGCTATTCCCGATTTTACCTCATTTTATAAGCCGGTGCTGCCCCGATGA